In a single window of the Candidatus Neomarinimicrobiota bacterium genome:
- a CDS encoding nitronate monooxygenase, producing MIPAGDSQKPFKTFCNDLNIDLPIIGGAMYPCSNPELVAAISEAGGMGVVQPLSLTYVHGYDFREGLRYIRSLTTKPIGLNLLIEKSSQRYLDRINSWLDIALEEGVPFFVTALGNPKHYAEKIHAHGGLVFHNTTNRKWAEKAILGDVDGLICVNDRAGGHAGTESAARLYEELADCGKPLICAGGISSPQDVASMLDLGYSGIQMGTRFIASKECSAHPDYKKAILDADENQIVLTDKLSGVPVSVIETVHIKKMGVQAGPLARWLLRGSKTKKYMRMFYSLRSFRTLKNDSGKTGDYHHFLQAGKSVGGIKKIQTVQDIMESYRLVL from the coding sequence ATGATACCTGCGGGGGACTCTCAGAAGCCATTCAAAACCTTCTGCAATGATCTGAATATAGATCTTCCCATTATCGGGGGAGCCATGTACCCCTGCTCCAATCCGGAATTGGTGGCAGCCATCTCAGAGGCCGGAGGTATGGGAGTCGTCCAACCTTTGAGCCTGACCTATGTCCATGGCTATGATTTCCGGGAGGGTTTACGCTACATTCGCAGTCTCACCACGAAACCAATTGGCCTCAATCTCCTCATAGAAAAAAGCTCTCAGCGTTATCTGGACAGAATTAATAGTTGGCTGGATATTGCTCTAGAGGAAGGGGTGCCATTCTTTGTCACTGCTCTTGGAAATCCGAAACATTACGCAGAGAAGATTCACGCCCATGGTGGGTTGGTTTTTCATAATACTACCAATCGAAAATGGGCTGAGAAGGCAATTCTGGGAGATGTAGATGGCCTCATTTGCGTGAATGATCGCGCCGGAGGGCATGCCGGAACCGAGTCAGCAGCCAGGCTTTATGAAGAATTGGCCGACTGCGGAAAGCCACTAATTTGTGCCGGGGGAATCAGTTCACCTCAAGATGTTGCCAGTATGCTGGATTTAGGTTATTCAGGTATCCAGATGGGAACCCGATTTATCGCCAGCAAGGAATGCAGTGCACACCCCGATTATAAAAAAGCCATCTTAGACGCTGATGAAAATCAGATTGTCCTGACGGATAAACTTTCAGGGGTGCCTGTTTCTGTTATTGAAACGGTCCACATTAAAAAAATGGGGGTGCAAGCAGGACCCTTGGCTCGATGGCTCCTGCGGGGATCCAAAACAAAAAAATATATGCGCATGTTCTACTCATTACGCTCATTCAGAACCCTCAAAAATGATAGCGGTAAAACTGGGGATTATCATCATTTTCTTCAGGCAGGTAAAAGTGTTGGGGGTATTAAAAAGATACAGACAGTCCAGGATATAATGGAGAGTTATCGTCTCGTCCTGTGA
- a CDS encoding DUF899 family protein, translating into MNDEIKQIEQQIYELNEKLTELRKANPPEKVSNYTFKTLEGETTLLEMFGENDKLLLIHNMGQGCRYCMLWADGFNGFLPHLESAISVTLVSKDSPELQRQYANSRGWRFRLASHGGGDYIREQTVTPGEINSPGAVVYERVGNDIFRKNSSEFGPGDIFCSMWGLLGLAGMSEADWTPQYNYWKRPLKLDDGGLNIL; encoded by the coding sequence ATGAATGATGAAATCAAACAAATAGAACAACAGATATATGAATTAAATGAAAAGTTGACGGAACTTCGAAAAGCAAACCCACCTGAAAAAGTCTCAAATTATACATTCAAAACGCTTGAGGGCGAGACCACTTTGCTGGAAATGTTCGGGGAGAACGATAAACTGCTCCTGATTCACAATATGGGTCAGGGTTGTCGATATTGTATGCTCTGGGCGGATGGCTTTAATGGTTTTTTACCTCATCTTGAATCAGCCATCTCAGTCACGTTGGTATCAAAGGACTCGCCGGAGCTTCAACGTCAATACGCCAACTCAAGAGGATGGAGATTCAGACTGGCATCACACGGTGGTGGGGACTACATCAGAGAACAGACCGTCACTCCAGGTGAAATCAATTCTCCAGGGGCTGTAGTTTATGAACGCGTTGGAAATGATATCTTCCGTAAAAACTCCAGTGAATTTGGGCCTGGCGACATTTTCTGTTCCATGTGGGGTTTGTTAGGCCTGGCAGGCATGAGTGAAGCCGATTGGACCCCTCAGTACAACTACTGGAAACGGCCATTGAAGCTTGATGATGGCGGCTTGAATATATTGTAA
- a CDS encoding bifunctional metallophosphatase/5'-nucleotidase produces MRPIKFILLIFCFLLQSCAKDEDTPDLGPSDLTILYTNDEHGWISETDDTDGAAKLMGVWRDVEGYTENSSFLILSGGDNWTGPAISTWFQGESTVETMNAMGYSAAAIGNHEFDFQVAGLQKRVAQANFPYLSANIRLKSNDSIPDFAEPYVVIEVNDILVGIIGLTTQSASYTTFPTYVEDFNFIAYNQALQEYVPQIWAEGVEIILCVAHICKNEMMGLVLQAKELGISMIGGGHCHALVSEIRGAGSVALIEGGSRMDHYARLDIWYNREAMVVSHLAAAAFDNQGGTTDPVVESIVNSWETATTEVLGEVIGYTENQIARSSPEMHNLVTDSWIYNYPNADIAITNTGGIRQAIEAGEITKGDIVGVLPFENNILELNLTGQQVIDCLQNHVVAGMTTSDGYRHSDGTTFNRDSVYSVLTTDYLYIQEDNYFQLYDPVPYYTEMNYNQPTVDYILSLHTDSSNPLDNYLDYSPRR; encoded by the coding sequence ATGAGACCCATCAAATTTATTCTGCTGATATTTTGTTTTCTGCTTCAGTCTTGTGCAAAGGATGAGGATACTCCAGACCTGGGCCCCTCGGACCTGACCATCCTCTATACAAATGATGAACATGGTTGGATATCTGAGACGGATGATACAGATGGTGCCGCCAAATTAATGGGTGTCTGGAGGGATGTGGAAGGCTATACAGAAAATAGTTCTTTTCTGATTCTCAGTGGGGGAGACAATTGGACAGGTCCCGCTATATCAACCTGGTTCCAGGGAGAATCTACTGTAGAAACAATGAACGCCATGGGCTATAGTGCAGCAGCCATTGGCAATCACGAATTCGATTTTCAAGTGGCTGGATTACAGAAACGGGTTGCACAGGCAAACTTCCCCTATCTTTCAGCAAATATTCGTTTGAAATCAAATGATAGCATTCCTGATTTTGCTGAACCATATGTTGTAATAGAAGTGAATGATATTCTGGTGGGAATCATTGGTTTAACCACCCAAAGCGCCAGCTATACAACATTTCCAACCTATGTTGAAGATTTTAATTTTATTGCCTATAACCAGGCCCTACAGGAGTATGTACCTCAAATCTGGGCTGAGGGTGTTGAGATCATCTTGTGTGTTGCTCACATTTGTAAAAATGAAATGATGGGACTGGTGCTGCAGGCCAAAGAGCTCGGTATCAGTATGATTGGAGGAGGGCATTGTCACGCATTGGTCAGCGAAATACGTGGGGCTGGCTCGGTTGCTCTCATTGAGGGAGGCTCAAGGATGGACCACTATGCCCGACTGGATATCTGGTATAACCGGGAGGCCATGGTTGTATCTCACCTGGCGGCTGCAGCCTTTGATAATCAGGGCGGCACCACCGATCCAGTGGTTGAAAGCATTGTGAATAGCTGGGAAACAGCCACCACAGAAGTTCTGGGTGAGGTCATCGGCTATACCGAAAATCAGATAGCCAGATCTTCCCCTGAAATGCACAATCTGGTTACAGATTCCTGGATATATAATTATCCCAATGCCGATATCGCCATCACAAACACCGGGGGTATTCGCCAGGCGATCGAGGCGGGGGAGATTACCAAAGGTGATATTGTCGGAGTCTTGCCGTTTGAAAACAACATCCTGGAGCTCAATCTGACAGGACAACAGGTAATTGACTGTCTGCAGAACCATGTGGTGGCTGGGATGACGACATCAGATGGATATCGGCATAGTGATGGAACAACCTTCAATCGGGACAGCGTCTATTCTGTATTAACCACAGATTATCTATACATCCAGGAAGACAATTATTTCCAGCTTTACGATCCTGTCCCCTACTATACCGAGATGAATTATAATCAACCCACAGTAGATTATATCCTGTCCCTGCATACTGACTCATCCAATCCATTGGATAACTATTTAGACTATTCTCCCCGCAGATAG
- the pckA gene encoding phosphoenolpyruvate carboxykinase (ATP) produces the protein MNLHLGLASPASAEKNATASDYGLNNHGLKNLNNIYWNLHTASLHEEIVFRGEGKVMSNGPILMNTGKHTARAANDKLVVKEDSTSADIWWGEYNRPYPESKFAVLLSRVQAYLQGKDVFVQDCHVGADEHYNLPIRIITEYAWHSLFARNMFIPIEKKDEYKHHVPDFTVICVPNFSASPEMDATNSPTFIALNFAKRIAIIGGTQYAGEIKKSVFTVMNYLLPKQGVLSMHCSANMGDEGDTAIFFGLSGTGKTTLSADPKRQLIGDDEHGWSDDGVFNFEGGCYAKVIQLSPDAEPQIYACTEKFGTILENVIYDPTTRKLDLDDSTRTENTRASYPLHFIDNAVAEAKGGHAKNIFMLTCDANGVLPPIARLSPDQAMYHFISGYTSKVAGTEVGLGSEPQTTFSACFGGPFMVHHPYYYAQLLKERIKKHDVDCWLVNTGWTGGPFGIGKRMSIQHTRALLNAALEGNLKDVEYRVDPVFGFEVPKTGKGVPEKVLDPAQTWPSKEAYAEKYEQLARLFVENFKKYMEGMPAEILEAGPKL, from the coding sequence ATGAATCTGCATTTAGGTCTGGCAAGCCCAGCATCGGCAGAGAAAAATGCCACTGCTAGTGACTACGGATTGAACAATCATGGTTTAAAAAACCTCAATAACATCTATTGGAATCTCCACACCGCATCACTCCATGAAGAAATTGTTTTTCGTGGCGAGGGTAAAGTCATGAGCAATGGGCCCATCCTCATGAATACAGGGAAACATACAGCACGGGCGGCCAACGATAAATTGGTGGTCAAGGAAGACTCTACCAGTGCTGATATCTGGTGGGGTGAGTACAACCGGCCCTATCCAGAATCAAAGTTTGCAGTCCTCCTTTCTCGAGTGCAGGCATACCTCCAGGGCAAGGATGTCTTTGTTCAGGATTGTCATGTAGGTGCAGATGAGCACTACAATCTTCCTATTCGGATCATCACAGAATATGCATGGCATAGCCTGTTTGCCCGGAACATGTTTATCCCCATTGAAAAGAAAGATGAGTATAAACACCATGTGCCGGATTTTACGGTGATTTGCGTGCCCAACTTTTCAGCCTCACCGGAAATGGATGCAACCAACAGCCCCACCTTTATTGCATTAAACTTCGCCAAGCGGATTGCCATTATCGGTGGAACCCAATATGCTGGTGAAATTAAAAAATCTGTTTTTACTGTCATGAATTACCTGCTACCCAAACAGGGAGTGCTTTCCATGCATTGCTCAGCCAACATGGGTGATGAGGGTGACACCGCCATTTTCTTTGGATTGTCTGGAACGGGAAAAACCACCTTGTCTGCAGATCCAAAGCGTCAACTGATAGGCGATGACGAACATGGCTGGAGTGATGATGGCGTCTTCAATTTTGAAGGGGGTTGTTATGCCAAGGTGATCCAGCTAAGTCCAGATGCTGAACCCCAGATATACGCCTGTACGGAAAAATTCGGGACCATCCTGGAAAATGTGATTTATGATCCCACCACCAGAAAGCTGGATCTGGATGACAGCACTCGTACAGAAAATACACGGGCATCATACCCCCTGCATTTTATCGATAATGCCGTAGCTGAAGCCAAAGGCGGTCACGCTAAAAACATCTTTATGCTGACCTGTGATGCCAATGGTGTTCTGCCGCCCATTGCCAGGCTTTCACCTGATCAGGCTATGTATCATTTTATCTCTGGATATACCTCAAAAGTGGCTGGTACTGAAGTTGGCCTGGGTTCTGAACCGCAGACAACCTTTAGCGCCTGTTTTGGTGGACCCTTTATGGTTCACCATCCCTATTACTATGCCCAGCTGCTCAAAGAGCGCATCAAAAAACATGATGTAGATTGCTGGCTGGTCAATACGGGTTGGACGGGAGGTCCTTTTGGAATTGGCAAGCGTATGAGTATTCAACATACACGAGCCTTGCTGAATGCCGCATTGGAGGGCAACCTCAAGGATGTAGAATATAGAGTGGATCCTGTATTCGGCTTTGAAGTCCCCAAGACAGGTAAGGGCGTTCCTGAGAAGGTTCTTGATCCAGCTCAGACGTGGCCCAGCAAGGAAGCCTATGCCGAGAAGTATGAACAACTCGCAAGATTGTTCGTTGAGAACTTCAAAAAATATATGGAAGGCATGCCTGCTGAGATTCTTGAGGCGGGTCCCAAGCTATAA
- a CDS encoding pyridoxal phosphate-dependent aminotransferase, translating to MSISQLAKSIPASPTLALNDTARILKEKGEAVIHLGGGEPKSKAPIDAILAASAKLNSAEIKYTPTEGILPLRQAVVRYTEENYGHLTTPKNILISNGAKQSLSVLLQSIVDPQDEVIVLAPYWVSYPEMIKMAYGKPVVVTPEDGRLEPTMDDITQAVGSYTKAIIVNSPSNPSGAVYSKALIAELVKYCEKKDIYLIMDDIYHKLVFDGYEWTSPYQFAKANEVKSKLIVVNGVSKAYAMTGFRIGWTIANTKIIEAMNNIQAQTTSCASALLQVAAVGALNGIQSGVESLRVTLQNNRDIMINELRTIDGVRVEKPGGTFYCFPDFSAYEKSAAKLSKLLLDKVRVVTVPGNEFGMDGHLRLSYCGSIKDIKEGVERIKWALDPNAPNEIFVGDRKLVRDWS from the coding sequence ATGAGCATCAGCCAACTCGCAAAATCGATCCCAGCATCACCCACGCTGGCCCTGAATGATACAGCCCGTATCCTGAAGGAAAAGGGGGAAGCCGTTATCCATCTTGGAGGCGGTGAACCAAAAAGCAAAGCTCCCATTGACGCTATTTTAGCCGCATCTGCAAAACTGAATTCAGCTGAGATTAAATACACACCAACAGAAGGTATTTTACCGCTGCGTCAAGCGGTTGTCCGCTATACTGAGGAGAACTATGGCCACCTCACTACCCCTAAGAACATCCTCATTTCCAATGGCGCCAAGCAGTCCCTGTCAGTTTTGCTGCAATCCATTGTAGACCCACAGGATGAGGTCATCGTTTTAGCACCCTATTGGGTGAGCTATCCTGAAATGATCAAAATGGCTTATGGAAAACCAGTGGTAGTCACACCGGAGGACGGTCGTCTGGAGCCCACCATGGATGACATCACCCAGGCCGTTGGGTCGTATACAAAGGCTATTATTGTAAACAGCCCAAGCAACCCCTCTGGCGCTGTTTATTCCAAAGCACTCATCGCTGAGTTGGTCAAATACTGCGAGAAAAAAGACATCTATCTCATCATGGACGATATTTACCATAAACTGGTCTTTGATGGATATGAGTGGACCTCTCCCTATCAATTTGCCAAGGCCAATGAGGTTAAATCAAAATTGATCGTGGTGAATGGGGTCTCCAAAGCCTATGCCATGACCGGCTTTCGAATTGGATGGACGATAGCCAATACAAAGATTATTGAAGCCATGAATAATATTCAAGCCCAGACAACGTCATGTGCCTCTGCCCTGTTACAAGTAGCCGCCGTTGGAGCCCTGAACGGTATACAAAGTGGCGTTGAGAGTCTCCGAGTCACATTGCAGAACAATCGCGATATCATGATCAATGAGTTGCGAACCATTGATGGGGTTCGTGTGGAAAAACCAGGCGGGACGTTCTATTGTTTCCCTGACTTCAGTGCCTATGAGAAAAGTGCCGCCAAGTTGAGTAAACTCTTGCTGGATAAAGTCCGAGTGGTTACGGTTCCAGGAAACGAGTTTGGCATGGATGGACACCTCCGCTTGAGTTATTGCGGAAGTATCAAGGACATCAAGGAAGGTGTGGAGCGTATTAAGTGGGCTCTGGATCCCAATGCCCCCAATGAGATCTTTGTTGGTGACCGGAAACTGGTGAGGGACTGGTCATGA
- a CDS encoding DUF1295 domain-containing protein: MANMISSIHRATNYLSHDLFGGPRILKFNWVINFQKGMTLFWVLGLMLFYDNFSTQAWVYLALHGSYGIIWILKDLIFPDNKWQIKITFGGGVTAIVAVLGPYWVAPYLLISPVLGEAHDGANMFWTALAVFIYAMGLTLMLVADAQKFYTLKFKKGLITTGLFRFIRHPNYLGEMMIYGAFAIITWHWIPWVILAWVWLGYFSVNIIMKERSMSRYETWADYKKHSWYLIPFLF; the protein is encoded by the coding sequence ATGGCAAATATGATTTCTTCAATCCACAGGGCAACCAATTATTTAAGCCACGACCTGTTTGGAGGACCCAGAATTTTAAAGTTTAACTGGGTTATTAATTTTCAAAAAGGGATGACCCTTTTCTGGGTGCTGGGATTGATGCTATTCTACGATAATTTTTCCACACAGGCCTGGGTCTATCTAGCTTTGCATGGCAGTTACGGCATAATCTGGATTCTTAAAGACCTCATTTTTCCAGACAACAAGTGGCAGATAAAAATCACCTTTGGTGGAGGTGTTACAGCCATAGTGGCCGTTCTGGGGCCTTACTGGGTGGCACCCTATCTATTGATTTCTCCAGTCCTGGGGGAGGCACATGACGGTGCGAACATGTTCTGGACGGCCCTGGCAGTTTTTATATACGCCATGGGTTTAACCCTCATGCTGGTTGCAGATGCCCAAAAATTCTATACCCTCAAGTTTAAAAAGGGGCTAATCACTACAGGCCTCTTTCGTTTTATAAGGCACCCTAATTATTTGGGAGAAATGATGATTTATGGGGCTTTTGCAATCATCACCTGGCATTGGATTCCCTGGGTTATCCTGGCCTGGGTCTGGCTTGGGTATTTTTCAGTAAATATTATAATGAAAGAACGGTCCATGTCACGCTATGAAACATGGGCAGACTACAAAAAACATTCGTGGTATTTGATCCCGTTTCTTTTTTAA
- a CDS encoding class I SAM-dependent methyltransferase encodes MSDSKKFTQANREAWNEAMPHHQKANADKWDKAFAAPGFSVINEPELSLIKSLNIEGQKIAHVCCNNGVELMSLKNMGAGECVGFDISDAAIQEASERAARFGIACEFVQADIYDIPEQYQGEFDIVYISIGCLGWMPAIQRFFGKVASLLNDSGELFIYESHPFSEMLPSDDLENVDPLKIIEPYFKRDPYIDNDGIDYVGKTTYDSKTMYWFVWTLSDILMGIIDNGMKVRHFSEYPDDISTLHGKNQEVGPDIPLSYILIAEKE; translated from the coding sequence ATGAGTGATTCCAAAAAATTCACACAGGCCAATCGGGAAGCCTGGAATGAGGCCATGCCCCATCATCAAAAAGCCAATGCTGACAAATGGGATAAAGCCTTTGCGGCTCCCGGTTTCTCAGTGATTAATGAACCTGAATTATCATTGATAAAATCGCTGAATATAGAAGGACAGAAGATTGCCCACGTCTGCTGCAACAATGGGGTAGAGCTTATGTCCCTCAAAAACATGGGTGCCGGGGAATGTGTGGGCTTTGACATTTCTGACGCTGCGATTCAGGAGGCCAGCGAACGGGCAGCGAGGTTTGGAATTGCCTGTGAGTTTGTTCAGGCGGACATCTATGATATCCCAGAGCAGTATCAGGGTGAATTTGATATTGTATATATCAGTATCGGCTGTTTGGGGTGGATGCCTGCTATTCAGCGCTTTTTTGGCAAGGTAGCTTCACTTCTCAACGATTCAGGAGAGCTCTTTATATATGAGTCACATCCCTTCTCTGAAATGCTACCCTCAGACGATCTGGAAAACGTGGATCCCCTGAAAATTATTGAACCCTATTTTAAAAGGGATCCCTACATCGACAATGATGGCATCGACTATGTCGGCAAAACAACCTATGATTCTAAGACCATGTACTGGTTTGTTTGGACGTTATCAGATATTCTTATGGGCATTATTGATAATGGGATGAAAGTGAGACATTTCTCAGAATACCCAGATGATATTTCCACGCTTCATGGCAAGAACCAGGAGGTCGGACCAGATATTCCGCTTAGCTACATCTTGATTGCGGAAAAGGAATAA
- a CDS encoding T9SS type A sorting domain-containing protein, with the protein MINSNAAQRSTPLVLLFFVMLLVLLPAAGKAYVTDHVVLVIIDGLRYSEGLGDVTHAQVPQMASLAEQGALVGNFQNDGATYTSRAIPAIWCGAWTDINTFSDPDCDGSSNNTTELPTVFEYYRKQLSRPADDCVYTLKALCPWKASLDPDYGMDYWPLYHSVGSTDIDVWHETEQVISDLAPHFLLMYLADVDSRGHSGNWEDYLNAISIADSLVGELWNTLQVDTTYAGKTTMLVTNDHGRHDYNFQGHGDDRMGCRHIQLLAIGPDIHSGLVSEIPRTIPDIAPTIGELLGFITEDATGSAMLELLDPTAGIDKNDGARTPSSISLERLYPSPFNSELSIEYELVGSHQAGISIFNLQGMQVWASDVSSNGAGVHTLKWNGRDQNQNELPSGIFIVQLSNQSLSQSQKVILLK; encoded by the coding sequence ATGATAAATTCTAATGCTGCACAGAGAAGCACCCCCCTTGTCCTTCTATTCTTTGTCATGCTGTTGGTCCTATTGCCAGCCGCAGGAAAGGCATATGTAACTGACCATGTCGTTTTGGTCATCATTGATGGCCTGCGCTATAGTGAGGGTTTGGGTGATGTCACCCATGCTCAAGTACCTCAAATGGCTTCTCTGGCTGAACAGGGGGCTCTGGTTGGCAATTTTCAAAACGATGGTGCCACCTATACCAGCAGGGCTATCCCGGCTATCTGGTGTGGAGCATGGACAGATATTAACACCTTTAGCGATCCAGATTGCGATGGGAGTTCCAACAACACCACCGAACTTCCAACTGTCTTTGAGTATTATCGCAAGCAACTATCCAGACCTGCAGACGATTGTGTTTATACACTAAAAGCACTCTGCCCATGGAAAGCCAGTCTTGATCCTGATTATGGAATGGATTACTGGCCGCTGTATCATAGCGTTGGCTCCACCGATATTGATGTATGGCATGAAACTGAGCAGGTGATCTCTGATCTGGCACCTCATTTTCTGCTTATGTATCTGGCAGATGTGGATTCCAGGGGGCATTCAGGTAATTGGGAAGATTACCTCAATGCTATCTCAATTGCGGACAGCCTTGTGGGTGAACTTTGGAACACCCTCCAGGTGGATACCACCTATGCCGGAAAGACCACCATGCTGGTAACCAATGATCATGGTAGGCATGATTATAATTTTCAGGGGCACGGGGATGACCGTATGGGCTGTCGCCACATACAACTTCTGGCCATTGGACCTGATATACACAGTGGTCTGGTTTCAGAGATTCCCAGGACAATACCTGATATCGCACCAACCATAGGGGAGCTGCTTGGCTTTATTACTGAAGATGCCACTGGTTCAGCCATGCTGGAATTGTTGGATCCAACGGCAGGGATAGACAAAAATGATGGGGCAAGAACGCCCTCCTCCATTTCTCTGGAACGATTGTATCCCTCGCCATTTAACTCAGAACTCAGTATTGAATATGAGTTGGTGGGTTCGCATCAGGCCGGCATCAGTATCTTTAACCTTCAGGGAATGCAAGTCTGGGCCAGTGATGTTTCTTCAAATGGTGCCGGGGTACATACCTTGAAATGGAACGGCAGAGATCAAAATCAAAACGAATTACCATCGGGAATTTTTATTGTGCAACTTTCAAATCAGAGTCTTTCACAGTCACAAAAAGTGATATTGCTAAAATGA
- a CDS encoding mandelate racemase/muconate lactonizing enzyme family protein, protein MKIDRIELYYVKIPLEEKKPGFFAQPAYFQPSWIPGFRQSEVRFYLLKLGTDTGLEGVAATVGMGTERNGLGHMLGNYLMGLNPLDIRLMNQRIQEFSYIGMRNGWIDGAIWDIIGKSRNEPLWKVLGGSGGFVYPYMSTGANHDHDQDKSRELSVWAQSQAYKGIKLRVKGLDLNKMIDYVGAARDQVGPDMKIMVDANQGWPVDLIDETPKWDLDLALKFARGLEPHQVYWLEEPLNRGNFEGLAELRKNTSTPIAGGELNSSWRDFRAMLDLGSLDIYQPDAVMAGGTYAGGISNVYWLIREIEKHNQERPDDKVKFCPHTWTTGLGFAIALQLVGVIPESERSILEFPLEGNWTADAWARFIKGGFPRDTEGRIKIPDSPGLGIEIDWDVISRFGKRIYKGSSTTVSVGALRDRGLKQAMYLKQKKQEQFKRSAKAEFSIPEAPF, encoded by the coding sequence ATGAAAATTGATCGCATAGAGCTCTATTATGTCAAGATTCCCCTGGAGGAGAAGAAGCCCGGCTTTTTTGCCCAACCTGCCTATTTCCAGCCCAGCTGGATTCCCGGATTCCGACAATCAGAAGTCAGGTTTTATCTCTTAAAACTTGGCACAGATACTGGTCTTGAGGGGGTAGCAGCCACCGTAGGAATGGGGACAGAGCGGAATGGGTTGGGACACATGCTTGGTAATTATCTCATGGGTCTCAATCCTTTAGATATAAGACTGATGAATCAACGGATTCAAGAATTCTCATATATCGGTATGCGCAATGGCTGGATCGATGGTGCTATTTGGGACATTATTGGTAAAAGTAGAAATGAACCCCTCTGGAAAGTGTTGGGTGGCAGTGGCGGGTTTGTCTATCCGTATATGTCCACGGGTGCAAATCATGACCATGATCAAGATAAATCAAGGGAGCTCAGCGTCTGGGCGCAAAGTCAAGCGTATAAAGGCATCAAGCTGAGGGTGAAGGGTCTGGACCTGAATAAAATGATCGATTATGTGGGAGCCGCCCGTGACCAGGTGGGTCCCGACATGAAAATCATGGTAGATGCCAATCAGGGCTGGCCCGTGGATTTGATTGATGAAACGCCCAAGTGGGATTTGGATTTAGCGCTGAAATTTGCCCGGGGTCTGGAACCCCATCAAGTTTACTGGCTTGAAGAACCTCTGAATCGCGGAAATTTTGAGGGTCTGGCCGAGCTTCGGAAAAACACCAGCACACCTATCGCCGGGGGAGAGCTCAATTCTTCCTGGCGAGACTTCAGGGCCATGTTGGACCTGGGTAGCCTGGACATTTATCAACCTGATGCCGTCATGGCTGGCGGCACCTATGCAGGTGGAATTTCCAATGTTTACTGGCTTATCAGGGAGATTGAAAAACACAATCAAGAACGCCCTGATGACAAGGTTAAATTTTGTCCCCACACCTGGACCACCGGCCTGGGTTTTGCCATAGCTCTCCAACTGGTCGGTGTCATACCTGAATCAGAACGTAGCATCCTGGAGTTTCCACTGGAAGGAAACTGGACAGCTGATGCCTGGGCGCGCTTTATTAAGGGTGGCTTCCCTCGCGATACTGAGGGTAGAATTAAAATACCGGATAGCCCTGGTCTGGGGATTGAAATCGATTGGGATGTAATAAGCCGTTTTGGGAAAAGAATCTATAAGGGGAGTTCCACTACCGTTAGTGTAGGAGCATTGAGAGATCGTGGACTCAAACAGGCCATGTATCTTAAGCAGAAGAAACAAGAGCAATTCAAACGCTCAGCGAAGGCTGAATTCAGCATCCCGGAGGCACCATTCTAA